In Synechococcus sp. A18-25c, a single window of DNA contains:
- a CDS encoding efflux RND transporter permease subunit produces the protein MRSISQPFLRRPVFTIVCSLLVLLSGVVSLVGLGLEDLPPLAPTRVSVRANFPAAGAEVVEQSVTTVLEQQLNGLDGLESMTSSSRQGSASISLRFASGDPELNAIKVQNEVNLASRRLPQAVTRQGLTVSQSSNDLLLILGFSAPAGMYEPIFLGGWLDQNLSESLRSASGVGDVRVFGSSELAFRLWLDPNRLEQFNLSTSDISAALSEQNVLAAVGNLGKAPAPGDQLFSLPVDAEGRLRSIRDFEEMVVKRTENGGLVRLQDVGRVELGQRNYGSRALNLQGESSVAMGIYQRDGTNALAVSRAVRDALKRMESSFPPGLTMQVIVDVADNIQANLDRTTATLRDSVVLVLVVLVLFLGRWRLAMIPGLSVPVALIGSLAVVRLSGSNLNSLILFGLVLATGIVVDDAIVVSEDIAGRIEAGAEPQGAAEDAMAELGGAVVATSLVLAAVFLPVLLIPGSIGRLYEPIALAICGAILFSTFNALTFTPMACARVLGPGGGRLPGPVQKLSRGLRRGMTQLQQTYSRLLGVWLPRGRLVIALLLSGLIITGIGLAAIPTAFIPNEDQGQIRGYFTLQDGASLERTEAIMKRIRSVVAEEALVRSGNFYAGSSFGQSGENSGSFYLRLTPLKDRPGRENSSEAVKQRLNRALRQRISDARVIVTTPPTVRGFSSESGLQLELLDRSGGQLSLQAFEAQAQQFIEAAEATGSFQRVSTRFDASSPRWRLDVDRSLMAALDLPVGPTLRDIGTAIGGRYIDDTFEGGEIRSIYIQLEGRDRSTPSDLTGLMVRNRSGELVSLANVARLTRDTGANTINHFNQDRSISITAVPEDTISSGQAIDLLKALSERTGGNNLDLAFTGLAKEETRAESVSWVLFALGLTVVYLLLSGLYESFVDPLIILLTVPMALLGALIGLKLRGLSLDVYAQMGLLVLVSLAAKNGILIVEFANQRLKQGIGLLEAIEGAAINRMRPILLTAVTSLAGFLPLLLATGSGSASRISIGTVVFSGLLASTLLSLFVVPAIYFSIKRWRGVGPAMPELDG, from the coding sequence GTGCGGTCCATCTCCCAGCCATTCCTGAGACGGCCCGTCTTCACGATCGTCTGCAGCCTATTGGTGTTGCTATCGGGTGTCGTGTCCTTGGTGGGACTCGGACTCGAGGATCTGCCGCCACTGGCGCCAACACGCGTCAGTGTGCGCGCCAATTTTCCGGCGGCGGGGGCTGAGGTGGTGGAGCAGAGCGTTACCACCGTGCTGGAACAACAGCTCAACGGTCTCGACGGACTGGAGAGCATGACCTCCAGCAGCCGGCAAGGAAGCGCCAGCATCAGTTTGCGATTTGCATCCGGGGACCCCGAGCTCAACGCCATCAAGGTGCAGAACGAGGTGAACCTCGCCAGCCGCCGGCTGCCCCAGGCCGTGACCCGTCAGGGGCTGACCGTCAGCCAATCCAGCAATGATTTGCTGTTAATTCTTGGCTTCAGCGCTCCAGCCGGGATGTATGAGCCGATCTTTCTCGGTGGATGGCTGGATCAAAACCTGAGCGAAAGCCTGCGCTCCGCATCTGGAGTGGGTGACGTCCGGGTGTTCGGCAGCAGCGAACTGGCATTCCGCCTCTGGCTGGATCCCAACCGACTGGAACAGTTCAACCTCTCCACCAGCGACATCAGCGCCGCGTTATCCGAACAGAACGTTCTGGCTGCGGTCGGCAACCTCGGCAAAGCACCGGCACCAGGTGATCAGTTGTTCAGCCTTCCGGTGGATGCAGAGGGGCGCTTGCGCAGCATTCGCGACTTCGAAGAAATGGTTGTGAAGCGAACGGAGAACGGAGGATTGGTGCGGCTGCAGGATGTCGGTCGCGTAGAGCTTGGACAGCGCAACTACGGGAGCAGAGCCCTGAACCTGCAGGGAGAAAGCTCGGTCGCGATGGGGATCTATCAACGTGACGGCACCAATGCTCTTGCGGTGAGCCGGGCGGTCAGGGATGCGCTGAAGCGGATGGAAAGCAGCTTCCCGCCGGGCCTGACAATGCAAGTCATCGTCGATGTAGCGGACAACATTCAAGCCAACCTCGATCGCACCACCGCAACGCTTCGCGATTCGGTGGTGCTGGTGCTCGTTGTGCTGGTGCTGTTCCTAGGGCGCTGGCGACTGGCCATGATCCCTGGTCTGAGTGTGCCCGTCGCCTTGATCGGCAGTCTTGCTGTCGTTCGGCTGAGCGGTTCCAATCTGAACAGCCTGATCCTGTTCGGACTCGTGCTGGCCACGGGCATCGTGGTGGACGACGCGATCGTGGTGAGTGAAGACATTGCCGGCCGCATTGAAGCCGGTGCCGAACCCCAAGGGGCCGCCGAAGATGCCATGGCTGAACTGGGTGGCGCCGTGGTCGCCACTTCGTTGGTGTTGGCAGCTGTGTTTTTGCCAGTCCTGCTCATCCCAGGATCCATCGGCCGTCTCTATGAACCGATCGCTCTCGCCATTTGTGGCGCGATTCTGTTCTCCACCTTCAATGCCCTCACCTTCACTCCAATGGCCTGCGCGCGCGTTCTTGGGCCCGGTGGCGGACGGTTGCCAGGACCGGTGCAGAAACTCAGTCGCGGACTACGCCGTGGAATGACCCAGCTCCAACAGACCTACAGCCGATTGCTTGGGGTGTGGCTCCCACGCGGTCGCCTGGTGATCGCCTTGTTGCTGTCTGGTCTGATCATCACAGGGATTGGCCTGGCCGCCATTCCCACAGCCTTCATCCCCAATGAGGACCAAGGACAGATTCGTGGCTATTTCACCCTTCAAGACGGAGCCAGCCTGGAGCGCACCGAAGCCATCATGAAGCGCATCCGCTCGGTGGTCGCAGAAGAAGCACTAGTGCGGAGCGGCAATTTCTATGCCGGAAGCTCCTTCGGACAGAGCGGAGAGAATTCGGGATCCTTTTATCTGCGTCTCACACCACTCAAGGACAGACCGGGACGCGAGAACAGCAGTGAAGCCGTGAAACAACGGCTGAACCGTGCATTGCGTCAGCGCATCAGCGATGCCCGAGTGATCGTGACCACGCCCCCTACTGTGCGGGGATTCAGCAGTGAGTCGGGTCTCCAACTGGAGTTACTCGACCGAAGCGGGGGCCAACTCAGCCTGCAAGCCTTTGAGGCACAGGCTCAGCAATTCATTGAGGCCGCAGAAGCCACCGGGAGCTTCCAACGGGTCAGCACCCGTTTCGATGCCAGTTCACCGCGATGGCGCCTGGACGTTGACCGCAGCTTGATGGCAGCGCTGGACTTGCCAGTGGGACCAACGCTGAGAGACATCGGCACGGCCATCGGCGGCCGCTACATCGACGACACCTTTGAAGGCGGGGAGATCCGCAGCATTTATATCCAGCTGGAAGGACGGGATCGCAGCACACCCAGCGACCTAACCGGCCTGATGGTGCGCAACCGCAGCGGTGAGCTGGTCTCGCTCGCCAATGTGGCACGCCTGACCCGTGACACCGGCGCCAACACGATCAACCATTTCAACCAAGACCGATCGATCAGCATCACGGCCGTACCCGAAGACACCATCAGCAGCGGCCAGGCCATCGATCTGCTGAAAGCACTCAGCGAACGGACCGGCGGAAACAACCTGGACCTGGCCTTCACGGGCCTGGCCAAAGAAGAAACCCGCGCCGAGTCAGTGTCGTGGGTGCTGTTCGCCCTCGGCCTCACGGTGGTGTATCTGCTGCTGTCAGGCCTGTACGAGAGTTTCGTGGATCCTTTGATCATCCTGCTCACCGTGCCCATGGCACTCCTGGGAGCACTGATCGGTCTAAAACTGCGTGGTCTCAGCCTTGATGTTTACGCTCAGATGGGTCTGCTGGTGCTGGTCAGCCTGGCGGCGAAGAACGGCATCCTGATCGTGGAGTTCGCCAATCAACGCTTGAAACAGGGCATTGGTCTACTCGAGGCCATTGAAGGAGCCGCCATCAACAGAATGCGGCCGATCCTGCTCACCGCCGTGACTTCGTTGGCAGGCTTTTTGCCCTTGCTGCTTGCCACAGGGAGCGGTTCAGCAAGCCGGATCAGCATTGGCACTGTGGTGTTCAGTGGTCTACTGGCATCAACTCTGCTGTCCCTCTTTGTGGTGCCAGCTATTTACTTCTCAATCAAACGCTGGCGTGGTGTGGGACCAGCGATGCCAGAGCTGGATGGTTGA
- the psaA gene encoding photosystem I core protein PsaA, whose translation MTISPPERGNTAKTQVEKVDNPATFELFGKPGHFDRALAKGPKTTTWVWNLHANAHDFDSHTSDLEEVSRKIFSAHFGHLAVIFIWLSGAFFHGARFSNFSGWLADPTHVKPSAQVVWPVFGQEILNGDMGAGFQGIQITSGLFHMWRAWGITNETQLMSLAIGALVMAGLMLNAGVFHYHKAAPKLEWFQNVESMLNHHLAGLFGLGSLSWTGHLLHVSLPTTKLMDAIDAGQPLVLNGKTIASVADIPLPHEFFNQDLLAQLYPGFSAGIGAFFRGDWAAYSDFLTFKGGLNPVTGSMWMSDIAHHHLAIAVMFIVAGHMYRTNWGIGHSIKEILEGQKGDPLLFPATKGHDGLFEFMTNSWHAQLAVNLAIGGSVSIIVAQHMYAMPPYPYMAIDYPTQIGLFTHHMWIGGFLIVGASAHAAIAMIRDYDPAKHVDNVLDRVLKARDAIISHLNWVCIWLGAHSFGLYIHNDTMRALGRPQDMFSDSAIQLKPIFAQWIQGLHASAAGSTAPNALASVSEVFNGSVVAVGGKVAAAPIPLGTADFMVHHIHAFTIHVTVLILLKGVLYARNSRLIPDKANLGFRFSCDGPGRGGTCQVSAWDHVFLGLFWMYNSLSVVIFHFSWKMQSDVWGTVRPDGSVQYLSNGNFANSAITINGWLRDYLWAQAAQVINSYGSNTAGYGIMFLAGHFVWAFSLMFLFSGRGYWQELIESIVWAHNKLKVAPAIQPRALSIIQGRAVGVAHYLLGGITVTWAFFHAHILAVG comes from the coding sequence ATGACCATCAGCCCACCAGAGCGTGGGAACACCGCGAAGACTCAGGTCGAGAAGGTCGACAATCCAGCGACCTTCGAGCTGTTCGGCAAGCCCGGACACTTTGACCGAGCCCTCGCGAAAGGTCCCAAAACCACTACCTGGGTTTGGAATCTCCACGCCAACGCTCACGACTTTGACAGCCACACGAGTGACCTTGAGGAGGTTTCTCGGAAGATCTTTAGTGCTCACTTCGGCCATCTGGCCGTGATCTTCATCTGGCTGAGCGGTGCCTTTTTCCATGGCGCTCGCTTCTCCAACTTCTCCGGCTGGCTCGCCGACCCCACCCACGTGAAGCCCAGTGCTCAAGTGGTGTGGCCGGTGTTCGGCCAAGAAATCCTCAACGGCGATATGGGTGCCGGTTTCCAGGGCATCCAAATCACTTCAGGCCTGTTCCACATGTGGCGGGCTTGGGGCATCACCAATGAGACACAACTGATGTCTCTGGCCATTGGCGCCCTGGTGATGGCCGGTCTGATGCTGAATGCAGGCGTCTTTCACTATCACAAGGCAGCTCCGAAGCTCGAGTGGTTCCAGAACGTTGAGTCGATGCTCAACCACCACTTGGCTGGTCTGTTCGGTTTGGGATCTCTTTCCTGGACCGGTCACCTGCTGCATGTGTCCCTGCCCACTACCAAGTTGATGGATGCCATAGACGCCGGCCAGCCGCTGGTGCTCAATGGCAAGACCATTGCTTCTGTGGCGGACATTCCCCTTCCTCACGAATTCTTCAACCAGGATCTCCTGGCTCAGCTCTACCCAGGTTTCAGCGCCGGTATTGGCGCTTTCTTCCGCGGTGACTGGGCTGCCTACAGCGATTTCCTCACCTTCAAAGGTGGTTTGAATCCGGTGACCGGAAGCATGTGGATGAGCGACATCGCTCATCACCACCTGGCCATCGCGGTGATGTTCATCGTGGCCGGTCACATGTACCGCACCAATTGGGGCATCGGTCACTCCATTAAGGAGATCCTCGAGGGTCAGAAGGGTGATCCTCTCCTCTTCCCTGCAACCAAGGGCCACGACGGTCTGTTTGAGTTCATGACCAACAGCTGGCATGCTCAGCTGGCCGTGAACCTGGCCATCGGTGGTTCCGTGAGCATCATCGTTGCTCAGCACATGTACGCGATGCCTCCGTATCCGTACATGGCGATCGATTACCCGACACAGATCGGTCTGTTCACCCACCACATGTGGATCGGTGGCTTCTTGATCGTCGGCGCTTCCGCTCACGCGGCCATCGCCATGATCCGCGACTACGACCCCGCCAAGCACGTCGATAACGTGCTCGACCGGGTGCTCAAAGCACGCGATGCCATCATCAGCCATCTGAACTGGGTCTGCATCTGGCTGGGTGCCCACAGCTTCGGTCTGTACATCCACAACGACACCATGCGTGCTCTGGGGCGTCCCCAGGACATGTTCAGCGACTCCGCCATTCAGCTGAAGCCGATTTTCGCTCAGTGGATTCAGGGTCTGCACGCCTCCGCTGCCGGCAGCACTGCACCCAACGCTCTCGCCAGCGTCAGTGAAGTGTTCAACGGTTCAGTGGTTGCCGTCGGCGGCAAGGTTGCTGCTGCGCCGATTCCCCTCGGCACCGCTGACTTCATGGTGCACCACATTCACGCCTTCACGATTCACGTGACGGTGCTGATCCTTCTCAAGGGTGTCCTGTACGCCCGTAATTCCCGTCTCATCCCCGATAAGGCCAACCTCGGCTTCCGCTTCTCCTGCGATGGCCCTGGTCGCGGCGGCACCTGTCAGGTGTCTGCTTGGGACCACGTGTTCCTTGGTCTGTTCTGGATGTACAACTCCCTGTCCGTTGTGATCTTCCACTTCTCCTGGAAGATGCAGAGCGACGTGTGGGGAACGGTGAGGCCTGACGGTTCCGTCCAGTACCTCTCCAACGGCAACTTTGCCAACAGCGCTATCACCATCAATGGCTGGCTGCGCGACTACCTGTGGGCTCAAGCCGCACAGGTGATCAACAGCTACGGATCCAACACGGCCGGCTACGGAATCATGTTCCTTGCAGGCCACTTCGTTTGGGCCTTCAGCCTGATGTTCCTGTTCAGCGGCCGCGGCTACTGGCAGGAGCTGATTGAGTCCATCGTCTGGGCTCACAACAAGCTGAAAGTGGCTCCGGCCATCCAGCCCCGTGCGCTGTCCATCATCCAGGGCCGTGCCGTGGGTGTTGCCCATTACCTCCTGGGTGGCATCACGGTGACGTGGGCCTTCTTCCACGCCCACATCCTTGCGGTGGGCTGA
- the psaB gene encoding photosystem I core protein PsaB has product MATKFPSFSQGLAQDPTTRRIWYGIATAHDFESHDGMTEEKLYQKLFSTHFGHLAIIGLWVSGNLFHIAWQGNFEQWVADPLHVSPIAHAIWDPHFGEGAITAFTQAGASSPVNIAYSGLYHWFYTIGMTTNAELYQGSIFMMILSAWALFAGWLHLQPKFRPSLAWFKNAESRLNHHLAVLFGFSSIAWTGHLVHVAIPESRGQHVGWDNFLSVMPHPAGLGPFFTGNWGVYAQNPDTMGQVFGTAEGSGTAILTFLGGFHPQTEALWLTDIAHHHLAIGCIFVIAGHMYRTNFGIGHSIKEILEAHNPPKGTPGNLGAGHSGLYDTLNNSLHMQLGLALASLGVVTSLVAQHMYAMPSYAFIAKAYTTQAALYTHHQYIAIFLMCGAFAHGAIFFIRDYDPEANKDNVLGRMLEHKEAVISHLSWVTLFLGFHTLGLYVHNDVVVAFGTPEKQILVEPVFAQFVQAASGKAIYGFDVLLANAGGAAANANAAYMGGWMDAINGARGSNDLFLPIGPGDFLVHHAIALGLHTTTLILVKGALDARGSKLMPDKKDFGYSFPCDGPGRGGTCDISAWDAFYLAVFWALNTVGWVTFYWHWKHLAIWQGNVAQFNESSTYLMGWFRDYLWLNSSQLINGYNPFGSNNLAVWAWMFLFGHLVWATGFMFLISWRGYWQELIETIVWAHQRSPIANMMGWRDKPVALSIVQARVVGLAHFTVGYVLTYAAFLIASTSGKFG; this is encoded by the coding sequence ATGGCAACGAAATTTCCTTCGTTCAGCCAGGGTCTGGCACAGGACCCGACAACCCGCCGTATCTGGTACGGGATCGCCACGGCTCACGACTTCGAGAGCCATGACGGAATGACGGAGGAGAAGCTTTACCAAAAGCTCTTCTCCACCCATTTCGGTCATCTCGCGATCATCGGCCTGTGGGTTTCGGGCAACCTGTTCCACATCGCCTGGCAGGGCAACTTCGAGCAGTGGGTCGCAGATCCTCTGCACGTAAGCCCAATCGCTCACGCAATCTGGGATCCCCACTTCGGTGAAGGCGCCATCACGGCATTCACCCAGGCGGGAGCGTCCTCACCGGTGAACATTGCCTACTCAGGCTTGTATCACTGGTTCTACACAATCGGCATGACCACCAATGCCGAGCTGTACCAGGGATCAATCTTCATGATGATCCTGTCAGCTTGGGCTCTCTTCGCCGGTTGGCTGCACCTTCAGCCCAAGTTCCGGCCTTCCCTGGCTTGGTTCAAGAACGCTGAATCGCGCCTGAATCACCACCTGGCTGTGCTCTTCGGCTTCAGCTCGATCGCCTGGACCGGTCACCTGGTTCATGTGGCCATTCCTGAATCCCGCGGTCAGCACGTCGGTTGGGACAACTTCCTCAGCGTGATGCCTCACCCCGCTGGTTTGGGTCCCTTCTTTACCGGCAACTGGGGTGTGTATGCCCAGAACCCAGACACCATGGGTCAGGTGTTCGGCACTGCTGAAGGATCCGGCACCGCGATCCTCACCTTCCTCGGTGGTTTCCACCCTCAGACCGAAGCCCTCTGGCTGACCGACATTGCCCACCACCATCTGGCCATTGGTTGCATCTTCGTGATCGCCGGCCATATGTACCGGACCAATTTCGGCATCGGTCACTCCATCAAGGAGATCCTGGAAGCCCACAACCCTCCGAAGGGCACTCCTGGAAACCTCGGTGCAGGTCACAGCGGTCTGTACGACACCCTGAACAACAGCCTGCACATGCAGCTGGGTCTGGCTCTCGCCTCCCTCGGTGTGGTCACCTCCCTTGTTGCTCAGCACATGTACGCCATGCCGTCGTATGCCTTCATCGCGAAGGCCTACACAACGCAGGCTGCTCTTTACACCCACCACCAGTACATCGCCATCTTCCTGATGTGCGGTGCCTTCGCCCACGGTGCGATCTTCTTCATCCGTGACTACGACCCCGAAGCCAACAAGGACAACGTCCTGGGCCGGATGCTCGAGCACAAAGAAGCGGTCATCAGCCACCTGAGCTGGGTCACTCTGTTCCTCGGCTTCCACACCCTGGGTCTTTACGTCCACAACGACGTGGTCGTGGCCTTCGGTACCCCCGAAAAGCAGATTCTGGTTGAGCCCGTCTTCGCCCAGTTCGTTCAAGCCGCTTCCGGCAAGGCGATCTACGGCTTCGATGTGCTGCTGGCCAACGCTGGCGGTGCTGCCGCCAATGCCAACGCTGCTTACATGGGTGGTTGGATGGACGCCATCAATGGCGCCCGTGGCAGCAACGATCTGTTCCTGCCCATCGGCCCTGGTGACTTCCTGGTTCACCACGCCATCGCACTGGGTCTCCACACCACCACCCTGATCCTTGTTAAGGGTGCTCTGGATGCCCGCGGCTCCAAGCTGATGCCCGACAAGAAGGACTTCGGCTACTCCTTCCCCTGCGACGGCCCCGGCCGTGGCGGCACCTGTGACATCTCCGCTTGGGACGCCTTCTACCTGGCAGTCTTCTGGGCGCTGAACACAGTGGGTTGGGTCACCTTCTACTGGCACTGGAAGCACCTCGCCATCTGGCAGGGCAATGTTGCTCAGTTCAATGAGTCCAGCACCTACTTGATGGGTTGGTTCCGCGACTACCTGTGGCTGAACTCCTCCCAGCTGATCAACGGATACAACCCCTTCGGCAGCAACAACCTTGCTGTTTGGGCTTGGATGTTCCTCTTCGGTCACCTGGTGTGGGCCACCGGCTTCATGTTCCTCATTTCCTGGCGTGGCTACTGGCAGGAGCTGATCGAGACCATCGTTTGGGCTCATCAGCGCAGCCCCATTGCCAACATGATGGGTTGGCGTGATAAGCCTGTGGCACTGTCCATCGTTCAGGCTCGTGTTGTTGGCCTGGCTCACTTCACAGTGGGTTACGTCCTCACTTACGCGGCATTCCTGATCGCCTCGACCTCAGGCAAGTTCGGCTGA
- a CDS encoding photosystem I reaction center protein subunit XI, whose translation MTVTPASDPCVGNLATPVNSGYFIKALINNLPLYRPGISANFRGIETGAAFGYLLYGPFTICGPLRNTDYAETAGLLAAIGAVHILTLLFLLYNQPGAQPNVPPSDPTVANPPADLFTRMGWADFTSGFWLGGCGGAVFAWFLCNTVHVQDLFKIAAGVWSVG comes from the coding sequence ATGACCGTCACTCCAGCGTCTGATCCCTGTGTTGGGAACCTGGCGACCCCCGTCAACAGTGGCTATTTCATCAAGGCGCTGATCAACAACCTGCCTCTATACCGACCAGGAATTTCAGCCAACTTCCGTGGCATCGAAACCGGCGCTGCGTTCGGCTATCTGCTCTACGGACCCTTCACGATCTGTGGACCACTTCGCAACACAGACTATGCCGAGACGGCAGGCCTGCTTGCTGCCATCGGTGCTGTGCACATCCTGACCCTGCTGTTCCTGCTCTACAACCAGCCGGGTGCTCAACCGAACGTCCCACCTTCGGACCCCACCGTGGCGAATCCTCCGGCTGATTTGTTCACCCGGATGGGTTGGGCTGATTTCACCAGTGGTTTCTGGCTTGGCGGCTGTGGTGGTGCTGTGTTCGCCTGGTTCCTGTGCAACACCGTCCACGTTCAGGACCTGTTCAAGATTGCTGCAGGCGTCTGGAGCGTCGGCTGA
- a CDS encoding cupin encodes MVISTTHSRASSEQAQFFSYGEAANPIRSGLTSLVPYRSFSPTFFDDTGSAVLALDLSAELNCNGPATGPSLCANFIRVHDTELRTAAVATSQLFFVADGEGETEACGEHFSWSKGDMLVLPAGGDAIHTSRSKGALYWVHDAPLLRHLGVTPSESRFEPTFYSHLDSQGRLADIAASPSGARANRVSVLLGNAAFPQTRTVTHTLWAMLGILPAGQEQKPHRHQSIALDFAVDCEPGCYTLIGTELDDQGRILNPHREDWVAGAAFVTPPGYWHSHHNESSADAYVLPIQDAGLHTYLRTLDILFSN; translated from the coding sequence ATGGTGATCAGCACGACGCACAGTCGGGCTTCTTCGGAACAAGCGCAGTTCTTTTCCTACGGCGAGGCGGCGAATCCGATCCGCAGCGGGCTGACCTCATTGGTGCCCTATCGCAGCTTCTCACCGACATTCTTCGATGACACTGGCAGTGCCGTGCTGGCGCTCGACCTCAGTGCAGAGCTCAACTGCAACGGACCAGCCACCGGTCCCTCACTTTGCGCGAACTTTATTCGCGTGCACGACACCGAACTGCGTACAGCCGCTGTAGCCACAAGCCAGCTGTTTTTCGTCGCCGATGGGGAAGGAGAAACCGAAGCCTGCGGCGAGCATTTCAGCTGGAGCAAAGGCGACATGCTCGTCTTGCCCGCAGGCGGTGATGCCATTCACACCAGTCGCAGCAAGGGAGCTCTCTATTGGGTGCACGACGCGCCACTGCTGCGCCATCTGGGCGTCACGCCCAGTGAATCCCGCTTTGAGCCAACCTTCTACAGCCATCTCGACAGCCAGGGGCGCTTGGCGGACATCGCAGCGAGCCCGAGCGGAGCCCGCGCCAATCGTGTCAGCGTGCTGCTGGGCAATGCCGCGTTTCCGCAGACCCGCACGGTGACCCACACACTCTGGGCGATGCTCGGAATTCTCCCCGCCGGCCAAGAGCAGAAACCTCACCGCCACCAGTCGATTGCCCTGGATTTCGCCGTGGACTGCGAACCCGGTTGCTACACCCTGATCGGCACCGAGCTAGACGACCAGGGTCGAATCCTCAATCCCCATCGAGAAGACTGGGTGGCAGGTGCCGCATTCGTCACGCCACCGGGGTATTGGCATTCCCATCACAACGAGTCCAGCGCTGATGCCTATGTGCTTCCCATCCAAGACGCGGGACTGCACACCTATCTGCGCACCCTCGACATTCTGTTCAGCAACTGA